The following coding sequences lie in one Streptomyces albofaciens JCM 4342 genomic window:
- a CDS encoding Pro-rich N-terminal domain-containing protein, translated as MQHAVGAPLPPPHGPVPGPVAALSWTPGHPVPPQQPPAAPPAPGWPAAPPPTAPPHGAPTAPPPAEATGHVQLPPGAPVALPSPPAGASAQDAAHAAVAVLLIGPAGAGKTSVARHWADTRRVPTAHISLDDVREWVRSGFADPQTGWNDHSEAQYRLARRTCGFAARNFLANGISCILDDAVFPDRPVIGLGGWKRHVGPGLLPIVLLPGLEIVLERNARRTGNRRLSDEEVARIHGRMAGWYGSGLPIIDNSAQDVPTTARLLDDVVARSIASPPSW; from the coding sequence ATGCAGCACGCAGTGGGGGCGCCGCTGCCACCGCCTCACGGACCGGTGCCGGGGCCCGTGGCCGCGCTGAGCTGGACCCCGGGCCATCCCGTACCGCCGCAGCAGCCACCGGCCGCGCCGCCCGCGCCGGGCTGGCCCGCGGCCCCGCCGCCCACCGCCCCGCCGCACGGCGCGCCGACCGCGCCGCCCCCCGCCGAGGCCACCGGGCACGTCCAGCTCCCGCCCGGCGCGCCCGTGGCGCTGCCCAGCCCGCCCGCCGGCGCCTCCGCGCAGGACGCCGCGCACGCCGCCGTCGCGGTGCTGCTCATCGGCCCGGCCGGGGCCGGCAAGACCAGCGTCGCCCGGCACTGGGCCGACACCCGCCGGGTGCCCACCGCGCACATCAGCCTGGACGACGTGCGCGAATGGGTACGGTCCGGGTTCGCCGACCCGCAGACCGGCTGGAACGACCACTCCGAGGCGCAGTACCGCCTCGCCCGCCGTACCTGCGGCTTCGCCGCCCGCAACTTCCTCGCCAACGGCATCTCCTGCATCCTGGACGACGCCGTCTTCCCGGACCGCCCGGTCATCGGCCTCGGCGGCTGGAAACGCCATGTGGGCCCCGGCCTGCTGCCGATCGTGCTGCTGCCCGGCCTGGAGATAGTCCTGGAGCGCAACGCCCGCCGCACGGGCAACCGCCGCCTGTCCGACGAGGAGGTGGCCCGGATACACGGCCGGATGGCGGGCTGGTACGGCTCCGGCCTGCCGATCATCGACAACTCCGCGCAGGACGTACCCACCACGGCCCGTCTGCTGGACGACGTGGTGGCCCGGAGTATCGCGAGTCCGCCCAGCTGGTAG